The stretch of DNA ATAGAGTTATGACCTTGCTGCCGCGATGCCAATCTTACTGTTACAATCTCTTCCATGACTTCAGCTGACCAACTTTTCGTTTCTTCTTCATTCTCATAACCAGCAATGTTGTTGAGACTGTCTGTTTCCATGATTTTCGCATTAAAATCTGTTTGACGCGGCTCATTTTCATAGACATCACtggtttcaatttttaaaatgccTTCATCGTCTTCTAGACTTTCACGGATGTCGGCTTGAGAAATGCTTTTTTCACTTGCAGCATCTTTGTTGTTAGACATATCAATCAAGTTACTTTCAAGATAAACTTCTGGATTCTCACGTGTATCTTCATAGTCTATGTTACTAATGGTGACAGCATTTTGTGGAATATTTTCCGCATTTTTTGGGACCCTAGCTAGATCCGTTTCATCGTGCACAGTAAGCAATTTTTCACTTATCTCTTCATTAGGTGGTTGTTCCTCCACGGTAAATACATCATCGGTGTCTGGAGAAGTTGGTGTCAACGTATAGTTTTCCTGATCATTGGTTGAGTTCTGTATTTCAAAATTTGTATCTGTAGCTAATTTTTTCATTTCACAATTAGGGTCACACTCCTCTTCCTCGCATATATGAGCTTCGTCAGCAGACGGCTCACATCCTTTTAAACGAGCTATGATTTCATCAAACCTCTGAGCGCACTCAGGCTCCACCGGAGCTATCGGACTGTACAGACTGAGAGAGTGTTTCGCTCTAAGCTTCCTCGCGTAGATAGACAGTCCTGCCGACATTTTACGACGCCGTCTCATTGTTTGAGTTGACGTCATGTCTTCAACAATGTGTTGTACTTTCTGCGCTTCGTCTTGCAAATCACGCACACTCTTATAGATTTTGTGACGGTCCATCTGCATTCCATCCATACTCATGTGCCTGGTCATTCTTGGGGCGGTTTGAAACACCTCATCGTAAGATATATTAGATCCTGGACTAGACAAGCCGCTATCAAAGGAATAGTCTCTCGGTGGCTTCCGCGGCCCCCTTTCTGTCATACTTCTCTGTAAACACAGCAACATTTTGAGGGTTATTGAGATATTAGCAAATATATTTCAAGCGTTGCCAAAACTGAAGTCAATTTATAAGCTATTTATTGGATAAGCTTTGATACAGtatatgggtcgcggtcacagaaaccatggttaagtcgcaaatcacgaagttgagttatccgactttgaagttgcactaactgaatttataatattggtaacgatttttgtaacacgtgcatctggaccaatcaaagagggatctttctgaatctgaaatcagtttagccaatagaagtctttaaccCTAGGAGAAAAAAAACCTTAAAACCGTtcctatgctaaacaggaagtactgaaaaatggcatccgataaatataatcgtttcttttttgctgattttaaagataactttgacattctggacacttataatgagtactttggtattccaaatGATGTCAaaaacagtgaaagtaaagggaattacggtgatattttcctaacaattcttacaaacttattacaatatttaattgtaagaataattattcgattttataacattgttttcagatttaattttgagaacaatcattcgaatttacaagatcgaagtatattaTAGTGatcgatggtgtgcaatatgttactgttgttatttttttaaagattttgttgatgatttggctgtgcccaatatcgcgatactgtcaagccgtttttaatatctgcaaaatgaaGTAATacgttttttttttataaatataaagctatttctatgacaaccagctaaaatctgtttagatttttaaattcagcatcattttttgaatgtaaatacagaaatctagataaatatcccaacttcttgatatttgttgctatgatgttttgaaatgtaaacaaaattgtgcattggttttcgtttctcaaactttaacaccagttttatCAAAGCTacgttttcgcactaatggtaaacgggCATTCAGTTTTTTTACCATagaatctgctgtaattaagctagaatcaaaagatttttgcaaaatagctgtgagaaatttctccttctgctagtgtagataactctaaatcttagaatcccgacttaaccatggtttctgtgatcatgacacatattagCAAAAATAAATGTACCAGTTACTTGCATAGTTTGGGTGACGTCACACTTCCTACACATACCCTAGAAAGGTacacaaaacaaaatatcaaaaaatatttatcaggAAATAAGGGTTGCGATAAAAATTCGTTTAGTCCGATACAAATCTATacacttggagttatcttctacatgtCACTTTCAGCAATATGTGACTGACACATTAATCACTCTATTGATGACCTGTGAACTAAATGTTTATGGTCCATATCAAACTTGTTTGTCACAAGACAGTTATTCAGTTATCATAAACTAAATATCTTTACTACAAAGAGCAGGGTCAGTTTTGTCCAAGTCTGTCAGAAGCTACTCTAAGagcattaagaaaaaaatacCTCCCATGAGAATTGAACTTGAATACTTCGATTAACATACCAGCACACTAACCATTACACCACTCCATGAATTAATTATGGACTTAATGATTACGCATTACAATCTCTCACGGTGCTCAGAACATCCAGGCAAACTAGAATTTATATAAAGTCTCAAGACATGGCAATTTCAAGATATTGCAATACATTTCTTTTTACAACATATTTAGTCCACTATCAATGACCCTGTCCTACTTAGTGGTCACATGACATTGTGTACCCCATTTTAAGGCAACAACTACTCTATTGCTTTAAAAGGAGTGGTGTtgtggcacatttgaaattgaaatggtacatttgaaaattacaaaaaaagttatgatttttgacaaagtttgtaAAAAATGTTCACAAGGAAAACAAACATCAAAGATAATATTACTTAACATTAAAAAGTACATaattagcgtgtgcaatcgtgATAAGGGTTAATAAGTTAATTGAGAATGACAAGAAAGGATTGGCATAGTGGTTGAGCGAGCTTGTTTGTAGACTTGTGGTTTGAAACTCACAAATTTAACTCCAATGTCATGTGGTTGTCATTTGGATTAATAAATCTAAATCGCAATAACTGGACACAGGAACGACAGACCAACAAAAAGccaacaaacattgagatttatatatatatagatttacaaTGTTACGATTGGATTTTTCTCCATGATAATTAATGATGACGATAATTGACAATGCTTTACTGTAGATCAACTAATGTGTGGGCATAGAAGTGTGTCAGATATGTCTAACATCACTGATATAATACTGCTTCATGGAAATTAGTGAGCGAGATAATAGGTcacttgttaaaggttgacttgcaacaaaattcacattacagttatttggtataaaaagattaccatgtcttactctgttgtgttgtaggtgccacatatgtggaaatgtgattacaagctcttaaaagctcaaaaccgaaaagccgccgtatattggaatctctttatttctctgacgtagtcatgaaatttggttatcgtcttgttacgtgatgttctcccgtgaattgaaagggcaataaaaagctcaatataaaacttatcgtaacactagtttatgacaaacacttcgggttttaccgatgaccccgtatcaaatatagatgctcgctactttacagttttgtttcggtttggtctaatcggcaagtcgtaatctgttcatgtgacccaatacttcgcaaataatttctgcagcatttttcgattatcacaaatgaccaacaggcttgtcatgattatcagacaatgatatgtactccttcaagctaaggctaaaaaattaaacaatattttacggtaagttataagatatcagtgctaaaagtgacagcattaaaatgacgataaaacagacgcgtaagaacaatagacatggttttattgcatgcgtgaagtatatttgtgaaatatttcgacgaataaggttgcatgaaagtgtaaacggaaaccatctctcacaactacgtcacatttgagccgttttggaaagagaatccaaactacagcggttttgtgtggctgtgattaactgtttgtttttgagcttttaagagcttgtaatcacattcccacatacatgtattttgcacctacaacacaacagagtaagacatggtgaatcctttcatatcaaataactgtaatgtgaattttgttgcaagtcaacctttaacaagtgACCTATTATCTCGCTCACTAATTTCCATGAAGCAGTACTCAAAATTGTCACAGTtactcaaattgaatttgagaacttggactgacttgacgctttacataatatgaagtttcttacataatacgaagcaaaactttacattaatttGTATGTTAACTGGAATTTGTGTAACTTTGTAGTTTATGTTATGAGAGCGTCTACTGCACTAGCATCTTGCAACAACTCTCCTATCGCCTCCAGTGCGCTTCAGCTGTAGGAGGAGCAGCAATATTTAATCTCTTTTTAAATATTAGTAAACAATGGTTGGAGAAAGAGGCACCACTGCTGGAAACACCTTAAATATCCTTTGGACCCGTAAGTTGGCATTATGACAGCTTTCATCTATGTAAGAACACTGACAGCTGTTTACTCCAACAGTAACCTGAGCAGCCTGTCATTCTTCAGAGATAAAGGTTACTGAGGTTACCTAAGGAACTGTTTGGTCAGTCAGTACTGTGGCTTTTTAGGAAACTACATGAATGCAATTTGGTTTACCGTATTCTTTGACAAGAAATTCCACGAGGCAGCATTTATTTACCTGCTAGCCTTTTTACACAATTTGTCATAAAATGACGTAACAGACCATAAAACATTGGAAGCGGAGTTGGCAAGTGTGAATGTACTAAAAAAAACCTCAAACAGGATCAGACAATTTTaagaaacaaaattattttatggtgttttatttttcttaacTGAATGCTGGCTATCTTTTGAGGCCTTGCAATGCTATGTGAGAACCATAATAGGAAGGTTCATTTTTAGCTGAGGATTAGTACTACGAGCCCTGAGGAAGTCAAGTAATGAGAGAGTTATCTCGTCACGTGTGTCTTGTAGCAGTTGTGAAATCATAGAGTGGATGCAAAGAAACTAAAGCTTTAGACAAGTGTATCAACCTGCAATGTTTAATCTATGTCGCTCACGCgtcttatttaaaatttaatcgTTGCTCCTCTATGTAAGATTTTCCTAATTAGTAGCATCGCCCAAAATCTGTTAGTTGCTGTTGCCTTAGGTTGGTTCACCCTGTATCGCTGTATGTCTGTATTAATCTCACAATACTTTGGTGGTTGTTGGGgataacattgttcacactatcacaaacccattcgCGTTAACATCAGCGAATAGTCTGCAGTGCTCTCATTACATAATGCAGTCGTGGAAATGATGAAAagctagtcccgcagcaactgcgatgaaagaaaatatagattGAGCAATCCATGACGACCAATCACCATCGCCAAAGGGGTAcacattgcacaggctgtcATGGATGTTCGGAGAACTATCGGGAATATTTGTCAGCTGTAATCTTCCCGACAGAACGCGTTGCATCAACGATGTCATCGGTTTACGGTGCACATAGTTGATAAATAATGAGCGAGAGGACAAGCCCGacatatggcgatatagtgtgaacaagCCTTTAAGCATTCCATGTAGTCATAACAAAGCCTTACCTTGAGTCTGTGGTTCGCTGGTGACCTCTTGCTGTCACCACTACCATAAACATCAGCGAAAAATCGTTCCCTCAGCTGATTGACAAATTTCATGTGCTCactttcatgtacatgtatctcctCCAGGGCAGGAAGAACTGGGATGAGAGAGCTTGTTGGGCTCATAGAAATGTCCAGGAGACTGTCCTTGTTCTCGATGTCGGACAGCTCTTCTATGTGCAGCTCCATTGTCACCCCGTTGCTCTTACCGAAGGGTTCTATTGTTTCCTATCAAAACAAAGCACATTTCTATAGAATTTCGTGACAATTTGGAGATTAACAACATCTGTTAAGATTTTAGATGGACTCCTCCCATTGACTTATATAGTTAGAAAGTGACAAAACTACCAAAGACGAAAATAATAAGCTAATGTGTTCCCACAGGAGAGTGAGCTGTCATGGGGTGTTAGGAAAATCAATGTGGGGTGGGTGGTATCTGAAAATTAACTCCACTGTAACGGTAGGGCCACAgcatcgtgtaatttcaactaatctgggaaattccatttgtacgaaatttctgacctaccacacggagtttccccaccacggattcgtacaaaactaactttcaactagccaatcagaaagcggtgataaattgaagccgattccgtttcagtcatttgcttcagtacaaacatgcgccaaagaaaacgaccttcaacattcaactaaccttttcaaccgaccaatcaaacaacgattcgtaggaacTTCTGgcgtttcgtccaattcaggattcgttcattgTGCGCAACCAAcaatggacgaattcgtccaaatgtcaattcgtacgaatcgtttcgtccaaatttcgccgatttcgtgagaattttgtctcgtgtggccctactTTAAGAGTAAACAGCTAAAGCAAAATGACTTTTTAGAGAGTGACCGCCTTCCTAAACCCTTACTAATGGCTTTCTCACTCCTACATTTCACTGGATCAATCGTCAAATAATGAACCTAGTCTTAGCCTGTTTTGACATTCCTCAAACATTACCGTGTTGCAGAGGCAGACTCAAAgcttatttttaaaactatcaaaGGCATCAGTATCTGGCAAACTAACAAgaaaaactgaaatattttcacagctGAGCTCGGTCGGCAGCTATATAATCATTATGATCTAATGATTGTTCTATTCGTTCAAAGTTGGCATTTAAACAAGATACAAAGCGTTTCTACAGCACAAGTAGCCGGCTCTGAGAACACTGATGGGACTTAGGTATTACGAATACAATGAATGACAATTACAATACACAATTCTCTAATAGTGGCCCCAAACACCTGTCAACCAATCTTCCATCTGTCTAGTCTGTCCCTTGATCCTAAATATCGATCTTTAGCTTTTACATCTCTGCCTATTAACAGGTTATAAATTCACACAACGTCCGGACGCAATTACTGTTGTAATATAGCTTATCACCGGCTCCTATCAGATTCAAAAAGAGTGTGATATCACAAAGGGCCCCTTTCCCACCCAGACCCTCTACCATCTTCCCGATGGATTCATACACAGGAAACTCAAAAGAAGCTTATTAGAGACAGAAAAGCAATGACTAGCAAAGATAATTAGTCTTGGCAGATATAAATAGTACTTTAACATCCCCGTAAGGGTATGAGATTCAAAGTTAGATTAAAATGCCTTAGGTGACAAGAAGAGCAGAAGATTACATAAGCTAACACCAACGCAGCTGCCAGACTGTAAAGTTTTTTTGAGATGGCAATAGCTCCCTGAGATGCAATATCAATAAATACGGTACCACAATTATATGTCTACTGTATGTTTCATGCAGGTTTTAATATACCAATTAGTAGAAATTCCAACTATGCCTGAGatgtatttcattttcagttAAATAGCCAGCAGGTGGTTGTTTAAGAGGGCTGGTTCTTAGGAACCAGATAgagttttgaaatgaaatattttaatggtCTGCAGGAAGGCACGGAGCATATGTGTGAGAAGTGTAGATAAAATTGGTCGTAGTGTTCACTCGGACTATTAGACAGATACACAATGATAAAGTCGGATTTATTATTAATGCAGACAGACAACATAGGcctactttgagaaatatatatataaatgctaggcttataactttttaatttaaattcacTAATTACTTAAGTAATATGCATTGTAGAAACAGCTCATAAACCGGTGAGACATTTTGTAGATAAAAGCTAGTGGAAGCTTATATCCAGAGTTTCACGATTTCCAAAAATTACCAGAGGATTTGATACTGCAAATAAACTATTCATGATATATCgcggtattattattattattatgtaaaacaaCTTGTAAACTTTTGTTAagattttttgtatattttaacttaAAAAGAAACTTTTTTCTGTTCatgataattagaaacatttatataatgaatgcctgtgtacctggaaggccatggaatgagcttattataagactagaagTGCCCTTGCTTTCTAATACTAGTATTGTTCACCCTGAAAATCATCAGTTGTTAGATAAACTGCCATTGCacggttatattgtttatgtgATTGGCGATATCTCTTTTATTGGTGGCGGCTTTCAAGCCGTCTACCTGACAAATCGCCTTCATAGATAAACTTATAGATATTGCTACTTGTTAATGCTTTTGCTGACTTGATTTAAATAGCCTCAAAGTCCATGTTTGTTGGTGCCCAGGCTATTAAGGTTTTTAAAACCGCTGAGTCATCTAAATTCAGTTTAAGTGCAATAACAAAGATTTTGCGTTAGCTTGACGTTCATCAAGTTTTTAAGCAACGGGTTTTCAAACATTGCTACCAGGATTTGATACTGGCTTGCATTTTAAGTGAAATTTTATATTCGCAGGAATCTAAAAATTGCCATGttcaaattgttaaaaaaagcaAGAGATTAAAGTTTTTACCTTTATAAACATGGTCTCTGAGAGTCAGATGAGTGGCATACCCTGACTCTATCAAGTAACAAAGACTATTGGTTTAAACCTATACAGCATTACTTCATCTCTATATAGAAAACCCTCCTATTAATACAAAGTGTTCCATGTCCGAACATTGAAAAAGTTCAGATGTTGATAATTGAGTTCTGTATAGTACATTAAACAGCCTATCTAGTctcacacacatactcctaggTTACAACATATTACAATATGCGTATACAGTGTACACGAGAGAGTAAAATATGATTATACCTGCAACagggtacagtataatattaataacattagtaattataaaaaaatacagTACAATACTTTGGCAAGAAACTCACGCGCATATGTCAGTTGTGTCGTCTGTCGCTAGAACCACCTATCGATCAAACTTGTCATTCTTCGGACAATGCCGAGACAGTTGTAAGTTTAAGGAAGTCCGAAGAATCCCGTGTTGACTGTACCACGAAAGAATTGAACTGCCCTGTGTTTATTATTAGAGTAGCGCATTCTTTTAGGTAAACCAACTCGGAAGAAACTACCTACATCTCCGTAGCCGTATTATGCGATTAACACCAACTTATGTCGACTCGCGGTATGTTTTGGACTTTCAGGCATTGGTAAAACCTTAGTAAACAAAAGGTCATTCGGATTTACAGGTGATGGTGCTAATTAATGCCTAAGTCCTTGGGTTCTGCACTTGATTCTTTGATTTACCATAGTAAGTTTCTTGTTGTGACCTCTTAGCTCTAGAGCTAATAATAGCATAACATGATAATCACACGGTCTGTGAGTATTTAGCAAAGCTCACATTGTGCTCAGCTATAATGAATGGTCAATGCTCTTAAGGAAACCACACTTGCTCATTCCTGAATCACTAGCAATTTATTAGCATCTCTTAAATTTAGCTATGAAATTGATTGAACTCCTTTTTAGCCGATCGGACAAGGACCATTTGAAGCAGCTTCGGCCATCGATTGCTCGTTTATCTAGTCTGTCAGACGTTACGCAGAGCTAGAGTGGACTGTATTTTACCTGACAAACTAAAGATAGTTGTATAATGACTGGCTGTTAATATTGCTATGCAAATTAGCATTTAAGATTGAAGTCATTTAATCAAGTTAACTGTCTCTTCTGCTAGAATATACACTCTTGCAAACAATCTGTGTAGAAGATCAT from Watersipora subatra chromosome 2, tzWatSuba1.1, whole genome shotgun sequence encodes:
- the LOC137387449 gene encoding uncharacterized protein → MELHIEELSDIENKDSLLDISMSPTSSLIPVLPALEEIHVHESEHMKFVNQLRERFFADVYGSGDSKRSPANHRLKRSMTERGPRKPPRDYSFDSGLSSPGSNISYDEVFQTAPRMTRHMSMDGMQMDRHKIYKSVRDLQDEAQKVQHIVEDMTSTQTMRRRRKMSAGLSIYARKLRAKHSLSLYSPIAPVEPECAQRFDEIIARLKGCEPSADEAHICEEEECDPNCEMKKLATDTNFEIQNSTNDQENYTLTPTSPDTDDVFTVEEQPPNEEISEKLLTVHDETDLARVPKNAENIPQNAVTISNIDYEDTRENPEVYLESNLIDMSNNKDAASEKSISQADIRESLEDDEGILKIETSDVYENEPRQTDFNAKIMETDSLNNIAGYENEEETKSWSAEVMEEIVTVRLASRQQGHNSIDETDQSSPVTCVPDRMCQSMVEEPVTDKTDIKSLLRSISFQKPHLLSNSTCRLRRTDSDNDVWIEREKPTQANNISSVSLSTTSKKNSRWNAFSRIFSFRSSRRPVLKS